In Brevinematia bacterium, one DNA window encodes the following:
- the murF gene encoding UDP-N-acetylmuramoyl-tripeptide--D-alanyl-D-alanine ligase, giving the protein MIEVSVSWLAKASRGKLVVSGKQKVISGISTDSRTIKGGECFVALRGKNFDGHTFVFDCISKGVSTFVVEDSFFSATKDKIRDVNVVVVKDTYKALMDIGASYRSDFISDKKIIGITGSSGKTTTKYLISQLLSYRYNVEYSPKSYNNNIGVPLSLFRINYDTDIGVVEMGMNRKGEIRKLSRIVTPEVGIITNIGYAHIEFLKSTRNIALAKAEIFEGMRPGNTVFLNKNSRYLDVLENSAKKFQLDVRYFDFNNARIIEDNGIDGIVFEYDGIRFETRIPGIHNIENLVCAFEVCKFFDINVEDLVSIVKNLSLPEMRNSITKGWFTIIDDSYNANPDSMKRAIDLLSNVKNAKRKIAVLGDMLELGELSQKLHMEIGEYILGKDIDFVICYGENFSHVADFLINSGASKDRVISVSSVNEIAEILNYLLREGDVVLVKASRGMKLNEVSSFLENKLKEKV; this is encoded by the coding sequence ATGATAGAAGTTTCAGTAAGCTGGTTAGCTAAGGCTTCAAGGGGTAAGTTGGTTGTCAGTGGAAAGCAAAAGGTGATAAGTGGGATATCAACTGATTCAAGAACTATAAAGGGTGGAGAGTGTTTTGTAGCTTTAAGGGGTAAAAATTTTGATGGACATACTTTTGTGTTTGACTGTATTTCTAAAGGTGTTAGCACATTTGTTGTTGAAGATAGCTTTTTTAGTGCTACTAAAGATAAAATTAGAGATGTTAATGTTGTAGTGGTTAAGGATACTTACAAAGCTTTGATGGATATAGGTGCTAGTTATAGGAGTGACTTCATATCTGACAAGAAGATCATAGGTATAACTGGAAGTTCAGGTAAAACAACTACCAAATACCTAATTTCTCAGCTTCTGTCCTACAGATATAACGTTGAGTATTCTCCTAAAAGCTATAACAACAACATTGGGGTTCCTTTATCACTTTTCAGGATAAACTATGATACAGACATTGGCGTGGTAGAGATGGGAATGAACAGGAAGGGAGAAATTAGAAAACTTTCTAGGATTGTCACACCTGAAGTTGGCATAATAACAAACATAGGGTATGCTCACATAGAATTTCTGAAGAGCACAAGGAATATTGCCCTTGCTAAGGCTGAAATTTTTGAGGGAATGAGGCCAGGAAATACAGTGTTTTTGAATAAAAATTCCCGTTATCTTGATGTTCTTGAGAACAGTGCTAAGAAGTTCCAACTTGATGTTAGGTATTTTGACTTTAACAATGCCAGGATCATTGAGGATAATGGAATAGATGGGATTGTCTTTGAATACGATGGAATCAGATTTGAAACGCGAATTCCGGGAATACATAATATTGAAAACCTAGTCTGTGCCTTTGAGGTATGCAAGTTCTTTGATATTAACGTTGAGGATCTGGTGTCTATTGTTAAAAACCTGTCTCTACCTGAAATGAGGAATTCAATAACTAAAGGCTGGTTTACAATCATTGACGACTCTTACAATGCTAACCCTGACTCTATGAAAAGAGCTATTGATTTGCTTAGCAATGTGAAAAATGCTAAAAGGAAAATTGCAGTGCTTGGTGATATGCTGGAGCTTGGTGAACTCTCTCAAAAACTCCATATGGAGATAGGAGAGTATATCTTGGGTAAGGATATTGACTTTGTAATATGCTATGGTGAAAACTTCTCACATGTTGCAGATTTCCTAATAAACAGTGGGGCTTCTAAAGATAGAGTTATCTCAGTTTCAAGTGTTAACGAGATTGCAGAGATATTGAACTACCTGCTTAGGGAAGGAGATGTAGTTCTGGTCAAAGCTTCCAGGGGAATGAAGCTTAATGAGGTGTCTTCTTTCCTAGAGAATAAACTCAAGGAGAAAGTATGA